A part of Aegilops tauschii subsp. strangulata cultivar AL8/78 chromosome 2, Aet v6.0, whole genome shotgun sequence genomic DNA contains:
- the LOC109759729 gene encoding uncharacterized protein yields MSWEEPGSPQLSLSGFSSLASISSTAAPPARLPSLSLSIGTGGEDQQLGVSSDDGHKSVRAMKNRESALRSRARKRAYTQELEKEVRRLVEDNLKLKRQCKQLQSEIAALTAQQASNKQSSPHRRTSSTQF; encoded by the exons ATGTCGTGGGAGGAGCCCGGCAGCCCGCAGCTGAGCCTGAGCGGCTTCAGCTCCCTCGCCTCCATCTCCAGCACCGCCGCTCCGCCTGCCCGcctgccctccctctccctcaGCATCGGCACCGGCGGCGAGGACCAGCAGCTGGGCGTCAGCAGCGACGACGGCCACAAGAGCGTCCGGGCGATGAAGAACAGGGAGTCGGCGCTGCGGTCCAGGGCCCGGAAGAGGGCCTACACGCAGGAGCTCGAGAAGGAGGTCCGCCGGCTCGTCGAGGACAACCTCAAGCTCAAGAGACAGTGCAAACAG CTTCAGTCGGAGATTGCTGCACTCACCGCCCAGCAGGCAAGCAACAAGCAGAGCAGCCCGCACAGGAGAACTTCGTCCACTCAGTTCTAG